In the genome of Vicia villosa cultivar HV-30 ecotype Madison, WI linkage group LG7, Vvil1.0, whole genome shotgun sequence, one region contains:
- the LOC131617151 gene encoding cinnamoyl-CoA reductase CAD2-like, with amino-acid sequence MMSGEGKVVCVTGASGFIASWIVKFLLQRGYTVRATVRDPSNPKKVDHLLKLDGAKERLQLFKADLLEQGSFDSVVEGCDGVFHTASPVRFVVDDPQAELIDPALKGTLNVLKSCAKSPSVKRVVFTSSFATVVHDPRPKTPEVVIDETWFSNPDFCRESKLWYPLSKTLAEAAAWKFVNENKIDMVVINPTMVAGPLLQPEVNESVELILNLINGLPFRNKNYGWVNVKDVANAHIHAYEIASAGGRYCLSETVVHCSELAKILRDLYPTIQISDKCEDDEPHMPVYQISKEKANSLGIDFIPLEVSLKETVESFREKKIVDF; translated from the exons ATGATGAGTGGAGAAGGAAAGGTGGTGTGTGTGACAGGTGCTTCTGGTTTTATTGCTTCATGGATTGTTAAGTTCCTTCTTCAACGTGGTTACACCGTCAGAGCCACTGTTCGTGATCCAA GTAATCCGAAAAAGGTTGACCACTTGCTAAAACTTGATGGTGCAAAGGAGAGGTTGCAACTCTTTAAGGCTGATCTTTTGGAACAAGGCTCCTTTGACTCTGTTGTTGAAGGATGTGATGGTGTCTTTCACACTGCTTCACCTGTTCGTTTTGTCGTAGACGATCCACAG GCTGAGTTGATTGATCCGGCACTGAAGGGAACTCTTAATGTTCTTAAATCATGTGCAAAATCACCATCTGTGAAACGAGTTGTCTTTACTTCTTCTTTTGCTACAGTTGTACATGATCCAAGGCCAAAAACTCCCGAAGTTGTAATCGATGAGACATGGTTTTCAAATCCAGATTTTTGTAGGGAATCAAAG TTATGGTATCCGCTTTCAAAGACTTTGGCTGAGGCTGCTGCCTGGAAATTTGTAAATGAAAACAAGATTGACATGGTTGTTATCAATCCAACAATGGTTGCCGGACCTCTCTTACAACCTGAGGTTAACGAAAGTGTTGAACTAATTCTAAACCTAATAAATG GTTTACCTTTTCGAAATAAAAATTATGGATGGGTGAATGTAAAAGATGTTGCGAACGCTCATATTCACGCATATGAGATTGCTTCAGCTGGTGGAAGATATTGTTTATCTGAGACAGTGGTACACTGTTCAGAACTTGCTAAGATTTTACGTGATCTATACCCAACAATACAAATTTCAGACAA GTGTGAGGATGATGAGCCACACATGCCAGTGTATCAGATTTCCAAGGAAAAGGCTAACAGTTTGGGAATAGACTTTATTCCTTTGGAAGTCAGTCTCAAGGAAACTGTGGAAAGCTTCAGGGAGAAAAAAATTGTCGACTTTTAA